Below is a genomic region from Roseovarius arcticus.
AGGACGTTCGGCGCCACACTGGCGCATCGCCCAGCGTCCCAACAAAAGCGTCATGCGCGGCGGCCTCATCAGGGGTAAGCCGCGCGGGCAACGGTACAGGGCGCGGGGCCGGGCGCCATGCTTCTTGTGTCTCTGATCGGCCCATTTGGCTCTGACTTTGACCAAGTATCAATCCGGGCTGGCGCCCGCCAATCAGTTCCAGATAGACCTCTGCTAGAATCTCGGAATCCAGCAGCGCGCCGTGCAGCGTACGCGCGCCATTGTCGATATTGAACCGGCGGCACAGCGCGTCTAACGAAGCAGGCGAGCCGGGAAATTTCTTGCGCGCTATGGCCAAGGTATCAATAGCCTGCTCCCACGGTAATTGCGGCTTGTTCAGCCAGCGCAGCTCCGCGTTTAGAAACTTCATATCGAATGCAGCGTTATGAATCACCAGCTTGGCGTCGCCCACGAATTCCAGAAATGCTTCTGCAATCTCGGCAAAGATCGGCTTGCCACGTAGAAAATCATCACCCAAGCCGTGCACCTTGAACGCGTCTTCGGGCATGGCGCGTTTGGGGTCGATGTATTGGTGATAGGTGCGACCCGTCGGCATGTGATTAAGAAGTTCGACACCGCCGATCTCGACGATACGGTCGCCTTGATCAGGCTCGAAACCAGTGGTTTCGGTGTCTAGCACGATCTCACGCATGGGGCATGTCCTGTCTGATAGCGTCAACAACAGCCTGCACCTGCGCGCGGGCGTGTTCAAGGGTATCGGTAGTGATGACCCATGTGGCGCGGGCACGTTTCTCTGCGTCAGGCATCTGTTTTGCGAGGATCGCATTAAATTGCGCCTCGCTCATCGTGTCTCTCTCTAGGACGCGGGCGCGTTGCATGTGCGCGGGCGCGGTCACGCAAACGGTTGCGTCCATTTCGGCGTCATAGCCGTTTTCAAAAAGAAGCGGAATGTCTAGCACGGCGATATCAGTCTCTATTCCGGCCAAAAACGCTTGTCTGTCTGCGGCGACAAGCGGATGCACGATAGCTTCAATTCGCGCCAACGCGGTTTTGTCATCGGCGATAATCTTCTTTAATGCATCGCGTGACACGCTGCCGTCTTCGATTGCGGCGGGAAATTCCGCAGACATCGCCGCGACAGCCGCACCTCCCGGAGCATAAAGACGATGTACGGCGGCATCTGCATCCCAGACGGCGCACCCCAGATCTGCGAACATCGCGGCCGTTGTCGACTTTCCCATGCCAATGGAGCCAGTCAGACCCAAAAGGTAGCTCATCTAAGCGCGGCGGCGCGGGTCGCGCTGTCGACCTCTGGCCGCTCGCCAAACCACCGCTCGAACCCTGGAACAGCCTGATGCAAAAGCATGCCAAGGCCGTCAACGGTATGGCACCCCATCTGCTCGGCGACCTCCAGCAGCTTGGTGCGCAAAGGCGCATAGACCAGATCTGTCACGACCGCGCCCTTTTGCAAGCCATCCAGCGGCACGCGCAATGGCTGCTGTCCTATCATGCCCAGCGACGTGGTGTTCACGACCGTTGCCGCATAATCCATCATATTTCCTGCCTGAACCCAATCGAACACCCGCACCCGCTTGCCAAATTCCTGCGCCAGCGCATCAGCGCGAACGCGCGTACGGTTCGAGAGCAGCAATTCCGGAACGCCAGCATCCAGCAGCGCCGCGATAACCGCGCGCGATGCACCGCCCGCGCCCAGCACAGCGGCGGGCCCTGCCTTGGCATTCCACGCGCAAGGCGCGCTTTGCAGGTTTTTGATAAAGCCATATCCATCGGTGTTGTCGGCGTGAATCTTGCCATCTTTGCGAAAGATGAGCGTGTTCGCAGCCCCAATCAGCGTGGCGCGATCAGTGACCAGATCGGCGATATCGAGCACTTTTTCCTTGTGCGGGATCGTCACGTTCACCCCGACAAAGCCTGCCTTGGGCAGCGTGCGCAGCACAGTCTCCAGATCCTCGGCAGCGACATTCATTGGAATGTAGTGCCCGGCAAGGCCGCGCGTTTTCAGCCAATGCCTGTGGATCTGCGGCGAGCGAGAATGGGCGATAGGCGAGCCGATAACGCCGGCCAGCGGGATTGTATGTGCGCTCATGACTTCAACTCTCCTCTGGCGGCGAGGAAAGTAATAATTTCCAGTAGGGGTAGGCCCATGACATGGAAATGATCGCCGATGATGCGCTGAAACAGCCGCACGCCCTCTTCCTCCAGTTTATACGCGCCAACCGAATGCTGGATACTATCCCAGTTGCGCGCGATGTAATCATCCAGATATGCATCCGATACATCACGCATCTGCATCTGCACAACACCCACATGGCGCCAGACCGGTGAGGCTCCGTCAGAAATCACCGCAGCTGAAATCAGCTTGTGCGTCCGGCCACGCATTGCAATGAGGTTTTCGCGCGCCTCGCTTTGCTTCTCGGCCTTGGATAGGATCGCGCCCTCCAGATCCAGAACTTGGTCGCAGCCGATAACCAGTGCGCCGGGATGCCGCTCACCAACTTTGCGGGCTTTCATTTCTGCCAGCGCATCCGCGATATCGCGAGGTGGTGCGCCCTCCGCCAACAGGGCAGACTTCACGGCATCCTCATCAATGCGCGCAGGATGGACATCAACAGCAATACCCGCGTTCTCCAGCAACGTGCGGCGAATGGCAGATTGGGACGCCAGAATGATGCGGACAGTCATGTGGAAAACCCGTTGGCAAGTGGTGGTAGATCCGCCCGAGTTATCCCCATTCGCACGCCATTGCCAATGCCAGGCGGATAGCCCACGGTTTTCACGCTGGCGCCACGGCAAAAATCCCATGGTGGATTGTATAAAATTTTGCGCGGGAGGAATCGGTTGGGGTCGAGGGTTATCCCAAGGCCGAGCAGCAAGAGCCGGATGGATTCTACGGGCATTATGCTGATATATAGCAGACTGACTGACATACGCACAAAGGTATCCACATCTCTTCAGGCTGTTGCCAGATCTGTGGATGACCTAATAATCCACAGCATTGGCAATCCCTACTTCATCATCATCCTTTCCTATATTTCTATATTATTATTAGGAAGACAGGCGCAGACAGGACACGTTCATGATTCAATTTCTTGCAGAGATATATCTATGGACGAAGGCGCTGCACATCGTGTCCGTCATCTCTTGGATGGCGGGCTTGTTCTATTTGCCACGCCTCTTTGTCTATCACATTGAGGCGGCGACGCCCGGCGATAGCCGCGACGAGATATTTCAGGTGATGGAGCGTAGGTTGCTGCGGGCGATCATGAACCCGGCAATGATCGCAACATGGGTGTTTGGCCTAATGCTAGTGTTCACACCTGGGATTGTGGACTGGGGGTCCGTTTGGCCATGGACCAAGGCGACAGGCGTTTTAGGAATGACGTGGTTTCATCATTGGCTGGGCGCGCGCCGTAAGGAGCTGAATAACGGCACATGCAAGGTCAGTGGGCGCGGTTTTCGCCTCATGAACGAGGTGCCGACCATTTTGCTAATCGTGATCGTCTTTTCTGTCGTCCTGCGATTTTAACCGGTGATTGACTCGGGCGCGCGTCGCTTGTAATTAGCGGTGAGCCGCCCGTCCGGGATGCGCATTTTCATATTCAATTCTATCTATTCCGCGCCGATCCTGCGCGCTTGAGGTTTCCAA
It encodes:
- the coaE gene encoding dephospho-CoA kinase (Dephospho-CoA kinase (CoaE) performs the final step in coenzyme A biosynthesis.) is translated as MSYLLGLTGSIGMGKSTTAAMFADLGCAVWDADAAVHRLYAPGGAAVAAMSAEFPAAIEDGSVSRDALKKIIADDKTALARIEAIVHPLVAADRQAFLAGIETDIAVLDIPLLFENGYDAEMDATVCVTAPAHMQRARVLERDTMSEAQFNAILAKQMPDAEKRARATWVITTDTLEHARAQVQAVVDAIRQDMPHA
- the dnaQ gene encoding DNA polymerase III subunit epsilon, which translates into the protein MREIVLDTETTGFEPDQGDRIVEIGGVELLNHMPTGRTYHQYIDPKRAMPEDAFKVHGLGDDFLRGKPIFAEIAEAFLEFVGDAKLVIHNAAFDMKFLNAELRWLNKPQLPWEQAIDTLAIARKKFPGSPASLDALCRRFNIDNGARTLHGALLDSEILAEVYLELIGGRQPGLILGQSQSQMGRSETQEAWRPAPRPVPLPARLTPDEAAAHDAFVGTLGDAPVWRRTS
- the hemJ gene encoding protoporphyrinogen oxidase HemJ, which translates into the protein MIQFLAEIYLWTKALHIVSVISWMAGLFYLPRLFVYHIEAATPGDSRDEIFQVMERRLLRAIMNPAMIATWVFGLMLVFTPGIVDWGSVWPWTKATGVLGMTWFHHWLGARRKELNNGTCKVSGRGFRLMNEVPTILLIVIVFSVVLRF
- a CDS encoding shikimate dehydrogenase, whose amino-acid sequence is MSAHTIPLAGVIGSPIAHSRSPQIHRHWLKTRGLAGHYIPMNVAAEDLETVLRTLPKAGFVGVNVTIPHKEKVLDIADLVTDRATLIGAANTLIFRKDGKIHADNTDGYGFIKNLQSAPCAWNAKAGPAAVLGAGGASRAVIAALLDAGVPELLLSNRTRVRADALAQEFGKRVRVFDWVQAGNMMDYAATVVNTTSLGMIGQQPLRVPLDGLQKGAVVTDLVYAPLRTKLLEVAEQMGCHTVDGLGMLLHQAVPGFERWFGERPEVDSATRAAALR
- a CDS encoding Maf family protein, producing the protein MTVRIILASQSAIRRTLLENAGIAVDVHPARIDEDAVKSALLAEGAPPRDIADALAEMKARKVGERHPGALVIGCDQVLDLEGAILSKAEKQSEARENLIAMRGRTHKLISAAVISDGASPVWRHVGVVQMQMRDVSDAYLDDYIARNWDSIQHSVGAYKLEEEGVRLFQRIIGDHFHVMGLPLLEIITFLAARGELKS